The genomic DNA NNNNNNNNNNNNNNNNNNNNNNNNNNNNNNNNNNNNNNNNNNNNNNNNNNNNNNNNNNNNNNNNNNNNNNNNNNNNNNNNNNNNNNNNNNNNNNNNNNNNNNNNAAAAAAAAATGAGTCTCATGACTTAACAATGAGTAGTCTATAGTCCCAGCTAAGCACATTATATTGTCCCTTTTCTCTGAAAGTTAcatacagaaaaagaaaacataaaattcaacaaaagtcTTCTTTGAAAGTgactttgtttccttttttcatttCCGTCGGTTCTAGCCTTTCTATTTATGTATTAGTCTCTTCACATCTCTTACTTAATCTTCTCAAAACCTTTTTCTCAATCCAttaatccaaaaaccaaaagtaGTCTCCATTGTTCCTTTCCAAATCATTGCAAATGAGGAGACATTCTTGCTGTTACAAACAAAAGCTGAGAAAAGGTCTTTGGTCTCCTGAAGAAGACGAGAAGCTTCTTAGTTACATCACCAAACATGGCCATGGTTGCTGGAGTTCTGTCCCTAAATTAGCCGGTAAAAACTCTCTCCTCTCCGAAAAAAGCTtattaaaattgtgtttttcttcCTCTAATCATTTATAGAACCGGATTTGTCTAAATCTATAGGTCTCGAGAGATGTGGAAAGAGCTGTAGACTCAGATGGATAAATTACTTAAGACCTGATTTAAAAAGAGGAGCTTTCTCTTCAGAGGAACAGGATCTTATCGTCGAGCTTCACGCTGTTCTTGGAAACAGGTAACAATCACAATTTATGCTCTGTTTCTAAAACAGAGTATTTTTTCTGAAATCCCCTGTTTTGTATCAGATGGTCACAAATTGCTGCGAGGCTTCCGGGGAGAACAGATAATGAGATCAAGAACTTATGGAATTCGTGTATTAAGAAGAAGCTGAGGCAAAAAGGTATCGACCCTATTACACATAAACCTCTCTCCGAGGTTTATAAAGACACAAACATAAGCGACAACCACAATTCCACAAGTTTCTCCTCAGAAAGTAATCAAGACTTCTTTGTCAAGGAACCGTCTGATTATTCAGACTACTTAGCGTTTGAGAAGTTAAACTCCAACTCTGTTTCAATCGTCAATTCGCTCTCGCCCGTGAGCCCTACGCAGTTCAACACCGATGGTTCTGTCTCAACTACAGGTTTTGAGACACACATATGCGTCAAACCTTCGATtgtccttcttcctcctctagACAACACTTCAAGCACTATCTCTGGGGAAGATCATGTACAAGTGACAGAGCCTACTTGGGAATCAAACTGTGGAACCGCAAGCCACCTCGACAATCCCGGTCTGGAAGAAATTAAATGGTCTGACGAGTATCTGAATGAATCGTTACTCTCTAATCCGGTTTACGTGAAATCAGAGACAGATTTCAACGCCAACATTGCGTTTCCTTGGTGCCGAAACCAAAACCAAGCTTGTGACGTGTTCCCCAACGATCTTCAGAGAATGGCCTTCTCGTTTGGTGAGACCCTTTAGACTTAGACATATAATGGATCAAATGTTCTATCTGGtcacaattttaaaaaagagCTCTATCTTTCTTTTGAATATGTGTCTAATACATTGtaaattttagttagatattatttttatttcaggaTCCTcatcaacaaatcaaaagttatgtgttttcttaatctgttaCAAGAAATGCTCTGGTCCCTGGTATGAGGAGATGTAGAACCTCTTAgtaattcaaaacaaaaataaaaaacgcaAATGCATGCATCATTGTAAGAAGAAACCTATTTCCTTAAACACATTGTGGTCCAAAGTCACTTCTTTCAACATTATTCAGAATTCAGAGACCTATAATCAatataaagacaaaaacaaaaaaaattagagaacgACTATTTGAAATCACTAAACAacagaactttttttttattttgaaaattaattaaattatagaacatatataactaatgtAAGTTACCCTTCCATTTAAACAACTACTAAAATCTAGCTGGGGATCAAACTCTTAAAACTTCTATGATCCGGACTGACTGATTCTTGGATGCAATCAATTGCGAAAAGCTAAATAAC from Camelina sativa cultivar DH55 chromosome 7, Cs, whole genome shotgun sequence includes the following:
- the LOC104701094 gene encoding transcription factor MYB86-like gives rise to the protein MRRHSCCYKQKLRKGLWSPEEDEKLLSYITKHGHGCWSSVPKLAGLERCGKSCRLRWINYLRPDLKRGAFSSEEQDLIVELHAVLGNRWSQIAARLPGRTDNEIKNLWNSCIKKKLRQKGIDPITHKPLSEVYKDTNISDNHNSTSFSSESNQDFFVKEPSDYSDYLAFEKLNSNSVSIVNSLSPVSPTQFNTDGSVSTTGFETHICVKPSIVLLPPLDNTSSTISGEDHVQVTEPTWESNCGTASHLDNPGLEEIKWSDEYLNESLLSNPVYVKSETDFNANIAFPWCRNQNQACDVFPNDLQRMAFSFGETL